From a region of the Streptomyces sp. NBC_00193 genome:
- a CDS encoding 3-oxoacyl-ACP synthase III family protein, which produces MPNQPSVPRPRLRAGITGVAGVLPRDVLTSDRLQREIADRAGLTLPARLLTQATGIRARRIAGEGVYASTLAVDAARRVLDTAGLGPADIDLLLFASASRDVAEPATAHIVQAELGTKAHALDVTNACNSFVNGIDLARAMILAGRARRALVVTGETPSRAVRTAPADFAEFRAGFAGYTFGDAGAAVIVEPVERGGILDVDTETHSEHWEVGGIPGGGSRHPRGDAYTYFRGDGHELRGVFEKVGTAVIDRTLHRTGMGWEDFSKVLVHQVTVPYLERFAELTGVPAGKLVVTVPELGNIASATIGVQLHRIFDELASGDRVLFVGLGGGISIMTMVWEKS; this is translated from the coding sequence ATGCCGAATCAGCCATCCGTACCGCGCCCGCGGCTCCGCGCCGGGATCACCGGCGTCGCCGGTGTGCTGCCCCGGGACGTCCTCACCTCCGACCGGCTCCAGCGCGAGATCGCAGACCGGGCCGGACTCACCCTGCCCGCCCGTCTGTTGACCCAGGCCACCGGGATACGTGCCCGCCGGATCGCGGGTGAGGGGGTGTACGCCTCCACGCTCGCGGTGGATGCGGCCCGCCGGGTCCTGGACACCGCCGGGCTCGGGCCCGCCGACATCGACCTGCTGCTCTTCGCCTCCGCCTCCCGCGACGTCGCCGAACCCGCCACCGCGCACATCGTGCAGGCCGAACTCGGCACGAAGGCCCACGCCTTGGACGTCACCAATGCGTGCAACAGCTTCGTCAACGGCATCGACCTCGCCCGCGCCATGATCCTCGCCGGCCGGGCCCGGCGGGCCCTGGTGGTCACCGGGGAGACCCCGAGCCGGGCCGTACGGACGGCGCCCGCCGACTTCGCCGAGTTCCGCGCCGGTTTCGCCGGCTACACCTTCGGCGATGCGGGGGCCGCCGTGATCGTGGAGCCGGTGGAGCGCGGCGGGATCCTCGACGTGGACACCGAGACCCACTCCGAACACTGGGAGGTCGGGGGCATCCCGGGCGGCGGTTCGCGCCACCCGCGCGGGGACGCGTACACGTACTTCCGCGGCGACGGGCACGAACTGCGCGGGGTCTTCGAGAAGGTGGGCACCGCCGTCATCGACCGGACCCTGCACCGCACGGGCATGGGCTGGGAGGACTTCTCGAAGGTGCTGGTGCACCAGGTGACGGTGCCCTATCTGGAGCGGTTCGCCGAGCTGACCGGGGTGCCGGCCGGGAAGCTGGTGGTGACCGTGCCCGAGCTCGGCAACATCGCGAGCGCGACGATCGGGGTGCAGCTGCACCGAATATTCGACGAACTGGCTTCGGGAGACCGGGTGCTGTTCGTCGGACTCGGCGGCGGGATCAGCATCATGACGATGGTCTGGGAGAAGTCGTGA
- a CDS encoding class I SAM-dependent methyltransferase produces MKIESDASSAGVSGRRTAKYDRIGVGYREIRRPDPRLASLIADGLGDARTVVNVGAGAGSYEPQDREVTAVDPSRVMLDQHPGTRKVRAGAEQLPFADGAFDAAMAVMTVHHWPDPARGLAELRRVSRRQAVFTWDPEHRPELWLFEEYLPEVGKQDRAAFTPLSVVTEALDAHTVLPFPVPHDFTDGFRAAFWRRPESYLDPVVRAASSTLASLPASVVEPAIARLREDLRSGAWQRRHADLLERESIDYGYRLVLAGA; encoded by the coding sequence ATGAAGATCGAATCTGACGCGTCTTCCGCGGGCGTGAGCGGGCGGCGTACGGCCAAGTACGACCGGATCGGGGTGGGTTACCGGGAGATCCGGCGGCCCGACCCCCGGCTGGCCTCGCTGATCGCGGACGGGCTGGGGGACGCCCGTACCGTGGTCAACGTCGGTGCGGGCGCCGGTTCGTACGAGCCGCAGGACCGCGAGGTGACGGCCGTGGACCCGTCCCGGGTCATGCTCGACCAGCACCCGGGGACCCGTAAGGTCAGGGCCGGTGCGGAGCAACTGCCCTTCGCCGACGGGGCGTTCGATGCGGCGATGGCCGTGATGACCGTCCATCACTGGCCGGACCCGGCACGCGGACTGGCCGAACTGCGGCGGGTCTCCCGGCGCCAGGCCGTCTTCACCTGGGATCCGGAGCACCGGCCGGAGCTGTGGCTCTTCGAGGAGTACCTCCCCGAGGTCGGGAAGCAGGACCGCGCCGCCTTCACCCCGCTGTCCGTGGTGACGGAGGCCCTGGACGCGCACACCGTGCTGCCCTTCCCCGTCCCGCACGATTTCACCGACGGGTTCCGGGCCGCCTTCTGGCGCCGGCCCGAGTCCTACCTCGACCCGGTCGTACGCGCCGCCAGCTCCACCCTCGCGAGCCTGCCGGCCTCCGTCGTGGAGCCGGCGATCGCCCGGCTGCGCGAGGACCTGCGCTCGGGGGCGTGGCAGCGCCGCCACGCCGACCTGCTGGAGCGGGAGAGCATCGACTACGGCTACCGCCTGGTCCTCGCCGGGGCCTGA
- a CDS encoding heparan-alpha-glucosaminide N-acetyltransferase domain-containing protein has protein sequence MGPNRLTGLDAARGIAVLGMFAVHVGPPPVPEGTGWLLVAADGRAPAVFTLIAGFSLALARSRAAGPPPLRATLTRCAILGALGLCLAALSPGILVILAFYAVYFLAAEPFTRLRTRTLAAVAGASVVLGPVLSYLLGPPLGLRTAGRGATPVPADLTSWAGAGGMLRELLLSGAYPLLTYFPYILAGMALGRLADLRSERSLRLLTGFGAAAAVAGYGASWLALGPGGRRGPLLEAVAREHPWAAGEPDPVAAVLGEQFGAVPSTSWDWLLLAGPYSQTPLETLGNSGVGAALIGLLALAARARRAAGVLRPLAAVGAMALTVYVVHALALAVFLRGWSGWEVLGGFSVAAVTGCLAWGHFLRGTELRRGPLEWALRVLTPA, from the coding sequence ATGGGACCGAACCGACTGACCGGCCTGGACGCCGCCCGCGGCATCGCCGTCCTCGGCATGTTCGCCGTACACGTCGGCCCGCCGCCCGTGCCCGAGGGCACCGGCTGGCTGCTCGTCGCCGCCGACGGCCGGGCGCCCGCCGTCTTCACGCTCATCGCCGGGTTCTCCCTCGCGCTCGCCCGCTCCCGCGCCGCCGGACCGCCGCCGCTGCGGGCCACCTTGACCCGCTGCGCGATCCTCGGCGCGCTCGGCCTGTGCCTGGCCGCGCTCTCGCCCGGCATCCTCGTCATCCTGGCCTTCTACGCCGTCTACTTCCTGGCCGCCGAACCCTTCACCCGGCTGCGCACCCGCACCCTGGCGGCCGTCGCGGGCGCCTCGGTGGTGCTGGGCCCGGTCCTCTCGTACCTCCTGGGCCCGCCCCTCGGGCTGCGCACCGCAGGGCGCGGCGCCACCCCCGTCCCCGCCGACCTGACGAGCTGGGCGGGGGCCGGCGGGATGCTGCGGGAGCTGCTGCTCTCGGGTGCGTACCCGCTGCTCACCTACTTCCCGTACATCCTGGCCGGCATGGCCCTCGGCCGCCTCGCCGACCTGCGCAGCGAGCGGTCGCTGCGGCTGCTGACCGGCTTCGGGGCGGCGGCCGCCGTCGCCGGCTACGGCGCCTCCTGGCTCGCGCTGGGGCCCGGTGGCCGGCGCGGGCCGCTGCTGGAGGCCGTCGCACGGGAGCACCCCTGGGCGGCGGGAGAGCCCGATCCGGTCGCGGCCGTGCTGGGGGAGCAGTTCGGTGCCGTCCCCAGCACCTCCTGGGACTGGCTGCTGCTGGCCGGCCCCTACAGCCAGACCCCGCTGGAGACCCTCGGCAACTCCGGGGTCGGGGCGGCCCTCATAGGCCTCCTCGCACTGGCCGCGCGCGCCCGCCGGGCGGCCGGGGTGCTCCGGCCGCTCGCCGCCGTCGGGGCGATGGCCCTGACGGTGTACGTGGTGCACGCGCTCGCGCTGGCGGTGTTCCTGCGGGGCTGGAGCGGGTGGGAGGTGCTGGGCGGCTTCTCGGTCGCCGCGGTGACCGGCTGCTTGGCCTGGGGCCACTTCCTGCGCGGTACGGAGCTGCGGCGGGGGCCGCTGGAGTGGGCGCTGCGGGTGCTGACCCCGGCGTGA
- a CDS encoding phosphocholine-specific phospholipase C yields the protein MTELNRRRFLQIAGGAAAVTMLNDSIARAAAISAQGSTGTIQDIEHIVVLMQENRSFDHYFGAMKGVRGFGDPRPVLQDNGKSVFHQSNGTKDILPFNPQINDLGMQFLTGLNHDWAGGHQAYNNGKYDKWVPAKTATTMAYMTRNDIPFHYALADAFTVCDAYHCSFIGATDPNRYYLWSGYTGNDGVGGGPVLGNQEAGYGWKTYPERLETAGVSWKVYQDIGDGLNAAGSWGWINDAFRGNYGDNSLLYFNSFRNAQPGSALYEKARTGTDVKAGGTYFDKLRADVVNGTLPQVSWIAAPEAFSEHANWPTNFGAWYISQVLDSLTANPDVWAKTALFITYDENDGFFDHVVPPYPPASSSWGLSTASVTGDLYTGGVSGYAAGPYGLGPRVPMIVVSPWSKGGYVCSETFDHTSVIRFMEKRFGVQEPNISPWRRAVCGDLTSAFDFTRADAAPAALPSTAAYVPPDKNRHSSYNPTPPATGTLPKQEAGAKPTRALGYAPYVDGKATVSTGKFTLTFSSGPTLGAHFHSTSGNRTDGPWPYTVEAGKTLSDTWSTSSSTGNQINLTVWGPNGFLRTWKGPAKKAGPEATARHSASTGDLVLSLTNGGTAAVNLTVTNAYGGTAQVVRVAAGATVAHTVSLSGTARWYDVTVVSDADATFLRRFAGHVETGAAGVSDPAIKTV from the coding sequence ATGACTGAATTGAATCGGCGCAGGTTCCTGCAGATCGCCGGTGGCGCCGCCGCCGTCACGATGCTGAACGACAGCATCGCGAGGGCCGCCGCCATCTCGGCCCAAGGCAGTACCGGCACGATCCAGGACATCGAGCACATCGTCGTCCTCATGCAGGAAAATCGTTCCTTCGATCACTACTTCGGTGCGATGAAGGGCGTCCGGGGCTTCGGGGACCCGAGGCCGGTCCTCCAGGACAACGGCAAGTCCGTCTTCCACCAGTCCAACGGCACGAAGGACATCCTGCCCTTCAACCCCCAGATCAACGACCTGGGCATGCAGTTCCTGACGGGGCTGAACCACGACTGGGCGGGCGGCCACCAGGCCTACAACAACGGCAAGTACGACAAGTGGGTCCCGGCCAAGACGGCCACGACCATGGCGTACATGACCCGGAACGACATCCCGTTCCACTACGCGCTCGCCGACGCCTTCACGGTGTGCGACGCCTACCACTGCTCCTTCATCGGCGCCACCGACCCCAACCGCTACTACCTGTGGTCGGGTTACACGGGCAACGACGGCGTGGGCGGCGGCCCGGTCCTCGGCAACCAGGAAGCCGGCTACGGCTGGAAGACCTACCCCGAGCGCCTGGAGACGGCCGGAGTCTCCTGGAAGGTCTACCAGGACATCGGCGACGGCCTGAACGCCGCCGGATCCTGGGGCTGGATCAACGACGCCTTCCGCGGCAACTACGGCGACAACTCGCTGCTGTACTTCAACAGCTTCCGCAACGCCCAGCCCGGCAGCGCCCTGTACGAGAAGGCCCGTACGGGCACCGACGTCAAGGCGGGCGGCACCTACTTCGACAAGCTGCGCGCGGACGTCGTGAACGGCACCCTCCCGCAGGTCTCCTGGATCGCCGCCCCCGAGGCGTTCAGCGAGCACGCCAACTGGCCTACGAACTTCGGCGCCTGGTACATCTCGCAGGTCCTGGACTCGCTGACCGCGAACCCGGACGTGTGGGCGAAGACGGCGCTCTTCATCACCTACGACGAGAACGACGGCTTCTTCGACCACGTCGTCCCGCCGTACCCGCCCGCGTCCTCCTCCTGGGGCCTGTCCACGGCGAGCGTCACCGGCGACCTGTACACCGGGGGAGTCTCCGGCTACGCCGCCGGCCCGTACGGGCTCGGCCCCCGCGTCCCGATGATCGTGGTCTCCCCGTGGAGCAAGGGCGGCTACGTCTGCTCCGAGACCTTCGACCACACCTCGGTGATCCGCTTCATGGAGAAGCGCTTCGGCGTGCAGGAGCCCAACATCTCCCCGTGGCGCCGCGCGGTCTGCGGCGACCTGACCTCGGCGTTCGACTTCACCCGGGCGGACGCCGCGCCCGCCGCGCTGCCGTCCACGGCCGCGTACGTACCGCCGGACAAGAACCGCCACTCGTCCTACAACCCGACCCCGCCGGCGACGGGCACCCTGCCCAAGCAGGAGGCGGGCGCCAAGCCGACGCGCGCACTGGGCTACGCCCCGTACGTGGACGGCAAGGCCACGGTCTCCACGGGCAAGTTCACGCTGACCTTCTCCTCGGGTCCCACCCTCGGCGCCCACTTCCACAGCACCTCGGGCAACCGTACGGACGGCCCGTGGCCCTACACGGTCGAGGCGGGCAAGACCCTGTCGGACACGTGGAGCACGAGCAGCTCCACCGGCAACCAGATCAACCTCACGGTCTGGGGCCCGAACGGCTTCCTGCGCACCTGGAAGGGCCCGGCGAAGAAGGCCGGCCCCGAGGCCACGGCCCGCCACTCCGCGTCCACCGGGGACCTGGTGCTGTCCCTGACCAACGGGGGCACGGCGGCCGTCAACCTGACCGTCACCAACGCCTACGGCGGCACGGCCCAGGTCGTGCGCGTCGCGGCGGGCGCCACCGTCGCGCACACCGTGTCCCTGTCCGGCACGGCCCGCTGGTACGACGTCACGGTCGTCTCCGACGCGGACGCCACCTTCCTGCGCCGCTTCGCCGGCCACGTGGAGACGGGCGCGGCGGGAGTCTCGGACCCGGCGATCAAGACCGTCTGA
- a CDS encoding alpha/beta fold hydrolase — MAIAHRRTGTGPVRVIVLHDWFGTSANWGSVLDYLDPREFSYAFLDYRGYGDRRDVPGRYALPEIADDVLALADELGWDTFSLLGHSMGGKAMQQVLVRAPERVEKLIGINPVPAAPYEMDDATHELFYGAAGNAENRRAILDIVTGRRASPYWLERMVAHSLAVSRPEAFAGYLASWQPLDLSAAVKGSTVPVLVLVGEYDLALTADFMRATWQVSYPNCRIRSLPGAGHYPPHESPVALATEVEAFLRG, encoded by the coding sequence ATGGCCATCGCCCACCGCAGGACCGGCACCGGCCCCGTCCGCGTCATCGTGCTGCACGACTGGTTCGGCACGTCCGCCAACTGGGGCTCCGTACTGGACTACCTGGACCCGCGGGAGTTCTCGTACGCCTTCCTCGACTACCGCGGCTACGGTGACCGCAGGGACGTCCCCGGCCGCTACGCGCTCCCCGAGATCGCCGACGACGTCCTCGCGCTCGCCGACGAGCTCGGCTGGGACACCTTCTCCCTCCTCGGCCACTCCATGGGCGGCAAGGCCATGCAGCAGGTCCTCGTGCGCGCCCCCGAGCGCGTCGAGAAGCTGATCGGCATCAACCCGGTCCCCGCCGCCCCCTACGAGATGGACGACGCCACCCACGAGCTCTTCTACGGGGCCGCCGGGAACGCGGAGAACCGCCGCGCCATCCTCGACATCGTCACCGGCCGCCGCGCGAGCCCGTACTGGCTGGAGCGGATGGTCGCGCACTCGCTCGCGGTGTCCCGGCCGGAGGCCTTCGCCGGGTACCTCGCGAGCTGGCAGCCGCTCGACCTGTCCGCCGCCGTGAAGGGCAGCACCGTCCCGGTGCTGGTCCTCGTCGGAGAGTACGACCTCGCGCTCACCGCCGACTTCATGCGGGCCACCTGGCAGGTCTCGTACCCGAACTGCCGCATCCGTTCACTGCCCGGCGCCGGCCACTACCCGCCGCACGAGAGCCCGGTCGCCCTGGCCACCGAAGTGGAGGCCTTCCTGCGCGGGTAG
- a CDS encoding class I adenylate-forming enzyme family protein, whose protein sequence is MLDRLDHALRARPERPAVLTATRTGVTRTAATRGELAELADAFAAALYARGLRAGDTVGVAVRPGPRALAVLLALWRLGLRGAVLDPGAGPDVLRARLASARPALVLADAAAQAVAGWARPLARRAAGLELPELAGLGAPVATVGRRLPGCAPALDRHAARSGVPPRFTGDGDADAVIVFTSGTTARPRAVVHTRASLAAGMETVSALFSGGPGDAAAATAGPVLGGTFFVLVPSLVRGAPVALPARSPRILARQLARLAPRDTYLTPPQLRDALREGARFRGRVWTGSAPAGAELLGRVRESGADEAWGVYALTELFPAAAVESREKAAYEGAGDLVGAPLPGVRAESDADGQLLLTGPGARHRYLGEDPDPWVRTGDRARLDGTGRIVLEGRAKDMVLRRAENIYPGLYEPALHVPGVELALLVGVPADAAGRDGDGASDGCDHGDERLVAVVQPCHGTAEPALRSALAGPLRRMGTAAPDALLFARIPLSGRSRKPDRAATAALAAHRLSSGSGSGSRSRSWLGYGSWPGSGSGSGSARDGASAKASRARRGAP, encoded by the coding sequence ATGCTGGACCGCCTCGACCACGCACTGCGCGCCCGCCCCGAGCGGCCCGCCGTCCTGACCGCCACCCGTACGGGAGTCACCCGGACCGCCGCCACGCGCGGGGAACTCGCCGAGCTGGCCGATGCGTTCGCCGCCGCGCTGTACGCGCGCGGGCTGCGCGCCGGGGACACCGTCGGGGTCGCCGTACGCCCCGGGCCGCGTGCGCTCGCCGTGCTGCTCGCGCTGTGGCGGCTCGGTCTGCGCGGGGCCGTCCTCGACCCCGGGGCCGGACCCGACGTGCTGCGCGCCCGGCTGGCTTCGGCGCGGCCCGCGCTGGTGCTGGCCGACGCCGCCGCGCAGGCGGTGGCCGGGTGGGCCCGGCCGCTGGCCCGGCGGGCGGCCGGGCTGGAACTGCCGGAGCTGGCCGGGCTGGGCGCGCCGGTGGCCACGGTCGGGCGGCGGCTGCCCGGGTGCGCGCCCGCTCTGGACCGGCATGCGGCGCGCAGCGGGGTTCCCCCGCGGTTCACGGGCGACGGGGACGCCGACGCGGTCATCGTGTTCACCTCCGGAACCACCGCGCGGCCCCGGGCGGTGGTGCACACGCGGGCGAGTCTGGCCGCCGGGATGGAGACGGTGTCGGCCCTGTTCTCCGGCGGTCCGGGCGATGCTGCGGCCGCCACCGCCGGTCCTGTGCTCGGCGGCACCTTCTTCGTGCTCGTCCCCTCCCTGGTGCGCGGCGCCCCCGTGGCCCTCCCGGCCCGTTCGCCCCGGATCCTGGCCCGCCAGCTGGCCCGGCTGGCGCCGCGGGACACCTACCTCACACCGCCGCAGCTCCGGGACGCGCTGCGGGAGGGGGCCCGGTTCCGGGGCCGGGTGTGGACCGGATCGGCTCCGGCCGGCGCGGAACTGCTGGGCCGCGTACGGGAGTCGGGGGCCGATGAGGCCTGGGGGGTGTACGCGCTCACCGAGCTGTTCCCGGCCGCCGCGGTGGAGTCCCGGGAGAAGGCCGCGTACGAGGGTGCCGGCGACCTGGTCGGCGCCCCGCTGCCCGGGGTGCGCGCCGAGTCCGACGCGGACGGGCAGTTGCTGCTGACCGGTCCCGGGGCCCGGCACCGCTACCTCGGCGAGGACCCCGATCCGTGGGTGCGTACGGGTGACCGGGCTCGCCTGGACGGCACGGGCCGGATCGTGCTGGAGGGCAGGGCCAAGGACATGGTGCTGCGGCGGGCCGAGAACATCTACCCGGGCCTGTACGAACCGGCCCTGCACGTGCCGGGGGTGGAGCTGGCGCTGCTCGTCGGGGTCCCGGCGGACGCGGCCGGCCGCGACGGCGACGGCGCCAGCGACGGCTGCGACCACGGCGACGAGCGGCTCGTGGCCGTGGTCCAGCCCTGCCACGGGACCGCCGAGCCCGCGCTGCGGTCCGCACTGGCGGGCCCGCTGCGCCGCATGGGCACGGCCGCGCCCGACGCCCTGCTGTTCGCGCGGATCCCGCTGTCGGGCCGCTCCCGCAAACCGGACCGCGCGGCCACGGCGGCCCTGGCGGCCCACCGGCTGAGCTCCGGGTCCGGGTCCGGGTCCCGGTCCCGGTCCTGGCTCGGCTACGGGTCCTGGCCAGGCTCCGGCTCCGGCTCCGGCTCCGCACGGGACGGCGCGTCGGCCAAGGCCTCCCGCGCACGGCGGGGCGCCCCGTGA
- a CDS encoding glycosyltransferase family A protein has translation MSAAGRLWVVVPAHEEEARIAGTLEALARQRDRDFTLLVVDNASADRTGSVAREFAAGAPFAVEVIEEPEKGVGSAVDTGFRYAIGRGATLLARTDADCLPHPGWTGAARAALIRDPGLVCGRIVARRDEHGPLGRAGFGVLVRLAGLFGRLRPEHARRRGYRAPYRMHAGNNMAITAELYLAVGGMPRRPSPTDRLFLNAVRRHTDRITRCRAMVVENSTRRLRAYGIAGTARWYLGRGSGPHGTDDPR, from the coding sequence GTGAGCGCGGCCGGACGACTGTGGGTGGTGGTGCCCGCGCACGAGGAGGAGGCCCGGATCGCCGGGACCCTCGAAGCGCTCGCCCGTCAACGGGACCGGGATTTCACCCTGTTGGTCGTGGACAACGCCTCGGCCGATCGGACGGGTTCCGTGGCGCGGGAGTTCGCGGCGGGCGCCCCCTTTGCCGTGGAGGTCATCGAGGAACCGGAGAAGGGCGTCGGCTCCGCCGTGGACACCGGCTTCCGGTACGCGATCGGGCGCGGTGCGACCCTGCTCGCCCGCACCGATGCCGACTGCCTGCCCCACCCGGGGTGGACGGGCGCGGCGCGGGCGGCCCTGATCCGCGATCCCGGGCTGGTGTGCGGGCGGATCGTGGCCCGGCGCGACGAGCACGGTCCGCTGGGGCGGGCCGGGTTCGGGGTCCTGGTACGGCTCGCCGGGCTCTTCGGGCGGCTGCGGCCCGAGCACGCGCGGCGCCGCGGCTACCGCGCCCCGTACCGGATGCACGCCGGGAACAACATGGCCATCACCGCCGAGCTGTACCTGGCGGTCGGCGGGATGCCCCGGCGCCCCTCCCCCACCGACCGGCTCTTCCTCAACGCGGTGCGCCGCCACACCGACCGGATCACGCGCTGCCGGGCGATGGTCGTGGAGAACTCCACGCGCCGGCTGCGGGCGTACGGGATCGCCGGCACGGCCCGCTGGTACCTCGGCCGCGGCAGCGGCCCGCACGGAACGGACGACCCCCGCTGA
- a CDS encoding esterase family protein codes for MKSDIGGTPALLLAALVAAAVFGAAVWLWPRLAGSGVRPVLGRAGLQLAITLTTGSALLLAVNSSYGFYGSWRDLFSLRREDPVPAGADAAARAALLVRGTHSWRYAGTDDPAVIGRIEAVTVRGAGSGLSGQGYVYLPPQYVHASAGRRAEFPVVLALSGFPSTPGVLVDRLRYPQVALEAVRAGRMRPAVLVLMTPTVAPPRDTQCVDVPGGPQAETFFARDLRAVVSSYYGLTPDARGWGAMGNSVGGYCALKLALRTPDAYRAAAALSAPYAAVRDADTGDLFGGDAGRRQEDDLLWRLRNLPQPPVSLLVASSRKGEHQYPQTLEFIDAVRSPARVSSIVLASGGHNYETWAREVPPALEWLVGRLSPPGEVSGGPAARPGPTRR; via the coding sequence ATGAAAAGCGACATCGGGGGCACCCCGGCGCTGCTCCTCGCCGCCCTCGTGGCGGCCGCGGTGTTCGGAGCCGCGGTGTGGCTGTGGCCCCGGCTCGCGGGGTCCGGGGTCCGGCCGGTGCTGGGGAGGGCGGGGCTCCAGCTCGCCATCACCCTGACGACGGGGTCGGCGCTGCTGCTCGCGGTGAACTCCTCGTACGGCTTCTACGGCTCCTGGCGCGACCTGTTCTCCCTGCGCCGCGAGGATCCGGTGCCGGCGGGCGCGGACGCCGCGGCGCGGGCGGCGCTGCTGGTGCGGGGCACGCACTCCTGGCGGTACGCCGGCACCGACGACCCGGCGGTGATCGGCCGGATCGAGGCGGTGACCGTGCGCGGGGCCGGCAGCGGGCTGTCGGGGCAGGGGTACGTGTACCTGCCTCCGCAGTACGTGCACGCGTCCGCCGGGCGGCGGGCGGAGTTCCCGGTGGTGCTGGCGCTGAGCGGGTTCCCGAGCACGCCGGGGGTGCTGGTCGACCGGCTGCGGTATCCGCAGGTGGCGCTGGAGGCGGTGCGGGCGGGGCGGATGCGGCCGGCGGTGCTGGTCCTGATGACCCCGACGGTGGCGCCGCCCCGGGACACGCAGTGCGTGGACGTGCCGGGCGGGCCGCAGGCGGAGACCTTCTTCGCGCGGGACCTGAGGGCGGTGGTGTCCTCGTACTACGGCCTCACGCCGGACGCCCGGGGGTGGGGCGCGATGGGCAATTCGGTGGGCGGCTACTGCGCCCTGAAGCTGGCCCTGCGCACACCGGACGCCTACCGGGCGGCCGCCGCGCTGTCGGCCCCGTACGCGGCGGTGCGGGACGCGGACACCGGTGACCTGTTCGGCGGCGACGCGGGCCGCCGACAGGAGGACGACCTGCTGTGGCGGCTGCGGAACCTGCCGCAGCCGCCGGTGTCCCTGCTGGTGGCGAGCAGCCGCAAGGGCGAGCACCAGTACCCGCAGACGCTGGAATTCATCGACGCCGTACGGTCACCCGCACGCGTCTCCTCGATCGTGCTCGCGAGCGGCGGCCACAACTACGAGACCTGGGCGCGCGAGGTGCCGCCGGCCCTGGAGTGGCTGGTGGGACGGCTGAGTCCGCCCGGAGAGGTTTCGGGGGGACCGGCCGCACGACCCGGACCTACGCGCAGGTAA
- a CDS encoding aminopeptidase P family protein, which produces MDHDFDPFTAADYAARMAAAAQAAADAGLAGLLVAPGPDLAHLTGYRPVDTERMTLLVLAAGQDPVLVVPALEAPDAAKSPGAGALTLRDWADGKNPYAVTSPLLDVTGRFGVSDNAWALHLLGLQRELPSTSYVSLTDALPMLRAVKDERELARLAAAGEAADAAYAQILHVPFAGRRESDVAADLDALLRVHGHSQVDFTVVGSGPNGANPHHEAGDRVIQHGDMVVLDFGGLKHGYGSDISRTVHVGEPTEEEQRVHDIVREAQLAGVAAARPGAACQDVDRAARAVITEFGYGEQFIHRTGHGIGVTTHEPPYMVEGEEQLLVPGMCFSVEPGIYLPGRFGVRIEDIITVTENGCRSFNNASRELALVQ; this is translated from the coding sequence ATGGACCATGACTTCGATCCCTTCACGGCCGCCGACTACGCCGCCCGGATGGCCGCCGCCGCGCAGGCCGCCGCCGATGCGGGGCTGGCCGGCCTGCTGGTCGCCCCCGGGCCCGACCTGGCCCACCTCACCGGGTACCGGCCCGTCGACACCGAGCGGATGACCCTGCTCGTCCTCGCCGCCGGGCAGGACCCCGTCCTCGTCGTCCCCGCCCTGGAAGCCCCCGACGCGGCGAAGTCCCCCGGAGCGGGGGCGCTGACCCTGCGGGACTGGGCCGACGGGAAGAACCCGTACGCCGTGACCTCGCCGCTGCTGGACGTGACCGGCCGCTTCGGGGTCAGCGACAACGCCTGGGCCCTGCACCTGCTGGGTCTGCAGCGGGAGTTGCCGAGCACCTCGTACGTCTCGCTGACCGATGCGCTGCCGATGCTGCGCGCGGTCAAGGACGAGCGCGAGCTGGCCCGGCTCGCGGCGGCGGGCGAGGCGGCCGACGCCGCGTACGCGCAGATCCTCCACGTCCCCTTCGCCGGGCGCCGGGAGAGCGACGTCGCCGCCGACCTGGACGCGCTGCTGCGCGTGCACGGCCACTCCCAGGTGGACTTCACCGTCGTCGGCTCCGGCCCGAACGGCGCCAACCCGCACCACGAGGCGGGCGACCGGGTCATCCAGCACGGGGACATGGTGGTCCTCGACTTCGGCGGCCTCAAGCACGGCTACGGCTCCGACATCTCCCGTACCGTCCACGTCGGCGAGCCCACGGAGGAGGAGCAGCGCGTCCACGACATCGTCCGCGAGGCCCAGTTGGCGGGCGTGGCGGCGGCCCGGCCGGGGGCCGCCTGCCAGGACGTGGACCGGGCGGCCCGCGCGGTGATCACCGAGTTCGGTTACGGCGAGCAGTTCATCCACCGCACGGGCCACGGCATCGGAGTCACCACGCACGAGCCCCCGTACATGGTGGAGGGCGAGGAGCAGCTCCTCGTCCCCGGCATGTGCTTCTCCGTGGAGCCGGGGATCTACCTCCCGGGGCGGTTCGGGGTCCGGATCGAGGACATCATCACGGTCACCGAGAACGGCTGCCGCAGCTTCAACAACGCCTCCCGCGAGCTGGCGCTCGTGCAGTAG